One Cryptomeria japonica chromosome 9, Sugi_1.0, whole genome shotgun sequence genomic window carries:
- the LOC131042837 gene encoding probable carboxylesterase 15 has product MEENQTRESIKEELPGFVTLYQNGSIKREESTNILTSKVPCNPDCFENGVTTTDITLDQTTGLWARIFLPEESPTGKAKLPIVLYFHGGGFCTGDPAWQMFHGLCSRLAAATGSIWVSVAYRLAPEHRLPAGCEDCIAALACLGRPGFEPLSSRGDLELCFLAGDSVGGNLAHQVAISAAQSGGSGGVKILGVILMHPGFIKEERSRSEIENGPELALVSIEAVEKGSRLCLPEGTDKDYYVMNPWIPSIREVVVPPVLVIVGKKDIFYDRQIEYCREMKRVGQDVELVEYPEMGHCFLNYPQNESCPKAKDLVHKVMQFMDKCRLQAESCRAQNVGVAEAIPS; this is encoded by the coding sequence AGCACAAATATACTGACCAGTAAAGTGCCCTGCAACCCGGATTGCTTCGAAAATGGCGTTACCACCACGGACATAACACTGGATCAGACTACAGGTCTGTGGGCACGGATCTTTCTGCCAGAGGAAAGTCCCACTGGTAAAGCCAAGTTACCGATCGTTTTGTACTTCCATGGAGGGGGTTTCTGCACAGGGGATCCCGCATGGCAAATGTTCCATGGGCTCTGCTCTCGCCTGGCCGCCGCAACAGGATCGATTTGGGTTTCAGTCGCTTACAGGCTCGCCCCTGAACACCGCTTGCCCGCCGGATGTGAAGATTGCATTGCGGCTCTGGCCTGCCTTGGACGACCCGGGTTCGAACCCCTCTCCTCCCGCGGGGACCTGGAGCTCTGCTTCTTGGCCGGGGACAGTGTGGGAGGAAATCTGGCACATCAGGTGGCGATTTCTGCGGCTCAGAGCGGCGGATCTGGGGGGGTTAAAATTTTGGGGGTGATTTTGATGCATCCGGGATTTATCAAGGAGGAGAGGAGTCGATCGGAGATTGAGAATGGGCCGGAATTAGCTCTGGTTTCGATTGAGGCGGTGGAGAAGGGATCCAGGCTTTGTCTGCCGGAGGGCACGGATAAGGATTATTATGTCATGAATCCGTGGATCCCAAGCATTAGGGAAGTTGTGGTTCCTCCTGTGCTTGTTATTGTGGGGAAGAAGGATATCTTTTATGACAGACAGATTGAGTATTGCAGAGAAATGAAACGAGTTGGGCAAGATGTGGAGCTTGTGGAGTATCCGGAAATGGGGCATTGCTTTCTTAATTACCCACAGAATGAAAGTTGCCCGAAGGCCAAGGATCTTGTACACAAAGTTATGCAATTTATGGACAAGTGTCGGTTACAGGCAGAAAGTTGCAGGGCACAAAATGTCGGTGTTGCAGAGGCCATTCCATCTTAA